The Drosophila sulfurigaster albostrigata strain 15112-1811.04 chromosome 3, ASM2355843v2, whole genome shotgun sequence genomic sequence TTCATTGTCGTGCTGCTGGCGACGCTTTTGGGCGGAGCAATGGGCGCCAATACTACTGGGAATACGGGATCAATGAACTGATTGTCCATCTGTATGCGATTGATCTTTAGATGCAATTGCTTCTGGAACGGCGATGATTTCATTGACATCCAAATGGCTGGGTAGAAACTGCGCTTAAGACGTCGATCGCATTGTTTTGTCAGCGTCATTGTATCGAAGTTAATCTGCAAGAGATTCGCATTagtaaaaagcaaataattgaaataataatggaTTCTACCAGGTATTTGTTGTCCAACTTGTAGGTCTTCACATCGTTGACCGACTTGTGAACGAGGTAGCGCTGGTACTCGGCTTCCATGAGCTCGGTGTCCTGTATGGTCATTTCCTTGAAACGTTTCTTGTTCGGCTTCCTTGATTCCCAAACAATGCCCGAGCTGGTGACGCCTAGATAAAGAATATCCAGTCCCGACTCGTTGTTAACCACAGAGATACCAATGCCATGAATATGCAAATCAATGTTCTGTGTGATTGTTTGCAAAGTTCCGCTCGTCTCTGTGCGCTTGGCAATCTCCTCGAGTTCAGTGAAGAGCAGCACACGCTGCATGCCATCGAGGAAGGAAACCATAAACGCTTTGCGGCCATCTGGTAAACTGCAAGAAGTGAAATGTTTATAGAATTCAAAGAATTTCCTTATCAGTAAAAGAAACTCACGCAATGTTCTCGATGTGATCGCGTCTCAGATCTGTTTCATGTTTGTCCTTGCCAAAAACAAGAGCCTTGGGTCCTGTAGGATCGGCCCATGCGTACATCGTATTATGCTTGGACTTTAAGACATGTTCCTGCTTGACGTTCTTTTCGTAGTACACGATATCCTGGCTGGTGTGATTGATGATCAGGCCAGGCGCAAGGCTTGGCTGGTATTCGGTAAAGGTTATATACACGCCACCCTCGGTGGTCTGCACATCCACATGGATGCCACCATGCTTGCTGTCATCGAGCTTCAGCAATGTGCACGTCACTTCGGTGTAGTCAAAAGCGGGCGTAGTCTTGTCCTCCACGCGCACAATCAATTTGTGACTCGAATCAGTTTTGGGCCACAGCGGTTCCACTTGGTTAGGCTGGAGGACTGTCCAGGGATCACCGGGTCGCAAAAGCTCTTGAAGATCGATGGTGAAGCGACATTTGTTGCGCATGATGTAGAAGGGTATAAAGGTGATCTGCTTGGTCAGCGAGTTCTGTGTCAAATGATTGTGCACACCAATCTGATAGCTCTGCTCGTTGGCATTGCACGTGACACCGCCGATGGAACCAGCAACATCCAGTGGGATCTTCTCGCTCCAATCGCCGTTATCAATTCTTATCGATGCGCGCTTCTTGTCGAACAGTTTCTCGCGAGCGGTGAATAAAATCGGGCCAGAGTACTCGGGTGGATGATAAAGCACTTCAACGGAGGCAATCTCTGTTTTATAAGTGAGCATCATGCCCGTCTTGTTGATCATCCAGAAGGGACTGTAAATGGTTAGCATGACGCTGCCATGACGATTGGTTGTGCTGCAAATACAAGTTAATAAGTTACTTcatcaaatcaataaaataggTTCTGCTGACTTACCGCACATTCAgatccatttccattttaacGTCTGAATCGTAGGAAGCGAATGTCCAGACAGCTACTTCGGGGTTATTCTCCGATATTTCCGTGGTATAGGACCAGTCCTTCTCCAGGTAACCTATCAACTAGTTACATGGCAAGACAATTCTTGTTAAATGTTGtttggttttaaattaatgtcTACTTACGCGCACTACGAGCACACTTTTTGATTCCTTGCCCTTTTGGAACATGCGCACGGTGGGCAAGTGCAGCACATGACCAGGATTCACTTCCTTCTCGCCATAATCAAGGAAATCCTCACCCTGATAGTTATCAAGGTCCGTGTACCGGCTCAGCTGCGTTCCACGCTCGTTTTCATCATTAGCCGGTGATTTGCGCACCGAACAACCAAGCACAGATACCTTGATGTCAATGGGCAGCGAATTGCGGAGGTAAAGCGGAGGACGCAAATGAAGCGTATATGTAACGCTCATAATGCGATACTTGTCGGATGTGCCGAAGTAAATATCTCGCTTTTCACGTTTCACATTGATGTACAGCGCCTCATAGGTATCGATGGGATCGCATTGCAACTGCTGGTCATAGTCGAGTTCCGAGGGTTTGTTGTTCCAGACAATGCCTTGCACCGAAGTGCGGTAGCCACTGAGCGAAAAGTACAGTTCCTTGCTCTCGGAATAGATGGCGTGCAAGGGCACATTCAATACTTGGCCAGGTTTCGCTTGGCCAACGAGTATATACTCCAAATCTGACTTCCGTCGAAATACGCTGATTGTGGTCGTAAAATGGTTGTGTATCTACAAGAGAGAATGGACGTTAGACAGGAATGAAGGTATGGTTTCAATAGGGAATACTTACGCTGACAACGCCATGAATGTTGACTTTGGTGGTGCCATACTCAAGTGTGACTTCAGATACGATAGCCCAGTGGTCTTTGCCGAAACCCGTCAAGGGGAAATAGCGTGTGTCAGCCTTGGACACAGGCAGCACCACTTCTAAAGGCAAATCACTAATCTACAAGCGCACAAAATTAGATTAAACAAAGCTAGAGCAAAGTTGGGAGTTATGCTAACCGTCACATAGAGATTGTAGTCCTCATGCATATCCTCGGGAATGGTGCTCAGGTCCTTCGTTTGCAAGTAGACACGTCCGCCGGCTGATACCTTGCACACTTGTATATCTTCTGGTTTAACTAGATGATCCTCCTTGTCGCTTTGCAGCACCAACGAGTTGTTAATCGAATGTCCACCGCGATGCACTTCGTGCAGCGTGAATATGCCCTGCGATAGATCCAATGTAATATCAACGCCCGTATCGTTCTCCACAATATACGGGGCAACCACATCAGGTTTACTCAAACCCTTCTCGTGTATAGCTTGCGAGAAAGCGTCGCCCAGTTCACTCAGCAAACCCAAGCACGTTTTGCTCAAGGTAACCTCGAGAGTTTCCTTGGAATGTATGCGAATGTTGGTCGTTTGGTTGTCGTCTGTCTCGTCGAATTCGTTTGTGACCTTCTCGATCGTCAAATCAAACTGCAGTTCCCAAGGTATATACTCGCTCACACCGTTCCGTCCGACAACCTCGTTCAGCTCGATGATAGGCTCCCATTCTGCCAAGATTTGATTGTAATAGTTCTGCAATCGAGTAAAGAATTtagttgaatttgtttttgcaagcCTTCGTCAACTTACCATATTCAACGTTAGAGAACCATGTGCTGTCAAATTGCGACTCCAGTTGTTAAAGACCGCCGTCATGCGCGTGTCCAGTGAGATGAGTGGCTTGGTATAGTAGCCCATGCCGGATTCAATGACAACAGTTATGCTCGGCATCTCGATCACACATTTCTCTGTTTTTCCCCTGACGTCCGCTGCGACAACATTGTCCAGCTCTTGAGCCTCAGTGGCACTTTCAACCTTGGTGAACCAGTACGATCGCGAACTGAATGGTTTTGGATACCAGAGCTGGGAGAAATCGTTGCTTTGCTGCTCAATAGCTGCCTTCTCTGCCGTGCCCACGGTTATGCTCATCATTGCCTTGTTCAGCAGCTCAATTGTTGCTGGCGACACATTGATGATAATATCACTCAGCTTCAAGCTGATGTGCATGCCCTCCTCTTCGGGAGTGGAGCCCTGCAGACTAATCACACATGGATGCAGTATATAGTGACGAGTTAGCTCGCGACGCTCGGGCAGAAAAGCGCACATAAATATCTTGAGCGCATCGATTTGACCATTGATGATCTGCTTGTCGTTGATTGAGCGATAATTCAGATGAGCTTGTGCCTGGAAGATTTGAGACAATTGATTAATActgtaaattaaatgttacAATTACTCACATTGAAGATAATTGCATTGGTGTTCAAATCATCGAGATTCTCCACCAAGATCACATCGGGCTGATCTACGTGTAGTATCAGATGCATTGTTTTCTTTGGACCTTGTTCTGCAATTTTCAAGTTATCATTATGTTAAAACTTTTGTCATCTGCATTTGATCAATGAAACATACGTGCTTCAATGCTTAGTTTTGTGGTACGTGCACTGTCCCTTGCCACTGTTTCCAGTTGCGCTTGGTTGACCACAGCTGGAGCTTCTTTCGTTGTATCCGTTGGCAACGCGAGGAATTTTGTCAGCTCCAGTAGGAAATCAATGCAGacaatcaaatcaaagccACGCACACGAACTTCAgctgaaattaaaagaattgaGAATATGATAAGAAttatacaaacacaaatgaaTTATGTGTGCTTACCAAAAGTATCGTTCTCTTTGATGATGGCTGTCACGTCAACCATGTAGGTGGGATCCTTTTTGCATGCCTCAATTATTTCATTCTTGTCGGAAATATTCCAATTCTTGCAGCTCAAATACTGGCGAATTTTACCCTTGCTGCCTGGTCGGGTGTCATCCAACTGAATATTACAGAGCACAATCGAAGTGCTCAGCGTATTGTTGTTCAACTGGGTGCCCTTCACAGACAAGAAGTAAATGCCAAAACAGGCCAAGCCACGATCTTCGGCCTCCATCAAATTGATAGTGACACCATCGAATTGGAAGTTGAATTTCAGTTTCTCGTACACCTTTTCAACCACAGGCGTGATGAGGGATTGAACACGATCCTCTGTTGTTCTTGTACGCCTTGCCTCTGGTAATGGCTTCTCCGGAGCCTTAACCTCTTCCGGAGGGAACTCTGCGTTGCCCTCGCTTAGattatgatttaaaattgACATAACCAATGCGTAGTCATCCATGAATAGAGtaagctgcaaaaaaaaatgcacaagTCGTTATACAGTTGAATTTGTAGATCGATTTCCAAAACCTTACTTCAACGGACTTCAGGTGACCCGATAGATTGAGTTCTGGCACATCCTTGTACCAAGTGCTCGACAAATTGCGGGTAACGGATAATGTGAAACTCATGGGATTCATCATAACCTGCGAGGATCTGAGGCCAAATGCAGCATCCACATCTGAAGCAGAAATTTGTATCAATCATTGCTTATTTTAATGCTGCAGCTACTTACCGTCGTAATCCTCTTCAATAGGAGTATCGGAGTCCAGAATTATCACCTTGGTTACTTTGACATCGTTGAGCTGCAGCTTGATCTCATCGATGACACCGCGCTCCTCCATGTCCGGCACACGCACCTCGCTGGTGTTGTTCGTCAACTCCAGCAGACCCAAATCAAGTGAGAGCGCATTGTTGCTCTTTGAATCCTCAGGTATGATAATAATTGGCGCCTTGATGCGCACATTCAGCTTCATGCGGGTCGCCTTCTCATACGCATCCATAGCATTCTGACGCGCACTttcagcagctgcagcgctGGCATCCGACAGCGCCTGCTGTGCAACTTGGAAGTTGTTCAGGAAGTTCTAAAAAGCGAAGGTGGAGttcagttaattaaaataaacaaatgttttaaGTAAATACGATGAACTTACCAATACGCCAGCCACAAACCAATTGAGGAATATAATCTTCATGCAACCAATATCCACTGTGATTTTCATATCGTCCGAATTGTAATCCTTGGTGTACTCCTTGTTGAACAACACCACCTGGCAATTGAACGCATCCTGACCCACAATACTCAAGATCTGCATAAGAGGAAAttaattagtaaataaataatttagttcATTTCTAAACTCTTACATTcgtgtgtattgtgtgtggATTCAGATCCTCGACCAAAATATCCTTGAGACCTAAATTCACTTCCGTATAGGAATTCTTCAGCGTGACATTTGATACAAACTGCTTGACATGCATCCAGGCTAAGGGACGATTGCGCGAGGTGAGCTTGAGGCTAACCTCATTCAGATTGGCCACAATACGCATTTTAATGCTCTCCACACGGGCAGCACGTCGCTCTGGAGTGCGTCGCACTGCATGTTGGGCTGTGGTCAGAATGGTTTCCGTATCCTCCATAATGACATGCAGCTTGTGCCGAATGCCATCGCCATCACCAGCCGAAGCATAACGATCTTTTGGCCCCGTGGATACCATAATTTTTTCCAGTCGCTTTTGGAAACTGTCGACGAGCGCCAGCAGACGCTGCAGACACTCCTGATGCAACACAATATTCAGCACCTCAAAGTTCGCCACAACGAGCTGCTCGGTGGAATTGTACTTGGTGCTAAACTCTGGCGATATTTTATCGGCCATAGTGTAGGAAACTGTGAGCAGACACATCATATCCTCAGCGAAGCGTGGGGTGTCAATAATGTCCAGCACTTGCTCTTTATCGCCAATGCAATcgaattgtttaatatttatgccgCCCAATCTGCAAAAGTGTAAATCAATTAgtcacatattttattaaaaaatgtaatttatgaCTTACTTTAAGGTGGCCACCGTCTCGTAGGTGCGCTGCGCGAGACTCGCGTCCAGCTGGAGCACCTGCACAGAGAGTATATGCCGCGAGGATTGTGATGTGCGACGCAGCAGCATGTCGCTATCAACGCCCGCCAAtgaatttattgataaatTGGCGCTGCGTTCTTCATCGGGCGTTACGAATGGTGTCGTTGGGTCTGATAGATTGATCAATTCACTGGGCTGATACGATTGGTAGAGCGTGAGCGAGACTTCTCTGAGCGAGAAGTTCACCTCAACATTCGTATACTGTATGATCTCATCCACGCTCTCCACGGGCTTTGGCACCGACGTGGTGCTGCGCTTCTTGAGCTCACGATTAATGAAATTCGATATGGAACTGCGAGAGCGTGTCAAGATGGGTTGCACAACGGTATCCTCGTTCTTGGGCAGCGGTATGCTGGTCGCAACGCCAATGGCTTCAAAGACGCGATCCTCGGTGATATTCAACAGCACCGATGGCACCACAATATCCACCTTGATCTTGGGCAAACGTGGATCATCGTCGACCACACACAGTGCAGCGGTTATCTCCAGCGATGTGGGCTGCAGCACATGCAAATCCGTGGATACTGCGAGGCTGAGCACATGTTGCCAGTTCTCAGTTGGTCGCGCCACCAGCAATTGTATATCATTGAGCTTTACTATGAATCTGTCGTACGCATTATCCATGACATTCTGCATTATTTCGGCCTTTTCGCTGCCTTGACTGTGCAGCGCTTGAACTGAGTTTGCTGTGCGATGATGTGGTGCTGTGGTGACATGCACTTGACCCAAACTGACCACAATCAGTGACTTTTCGTGCTCCACATAACGACCGCCGTGTGGCACTACAATCACATTCGGCATTAGCAATATGTCCGCATCCAGCACAGATTTCTGATCGATAATATACTGCATGCCTGTGGCCGAACGCTCCTTGATGCCCACAAGTTGTGAGGCAGCCGATTGCTCCAGTTGCGACAGATTCACATTCTGAGGCGGCTTAAAGACTTCGAGCAGACTCAGTATCGTCTCTGCATCGTAGATAATTTGCAGCGGACGTGCGACGACTTTAACGCGCTGATTGCACTTTTGGTCAATGGGATTTGTTTCGAAGAATATGTccagcaaattgaattcatcGGTTACCATCGACTTGACCATCATTGGCGTGTAATTCTCACGCGTCAAGCCCATCAGCTTTAGCTCCTTCATGCCGGCGGTTACACTAATTGCCTCCGCCGAGGGACGCTGCGTAACTGAAGCTGTGGCCATGGAAAACTGCAGCAGCATGATGCTTGGCATCTGATGGTAGTCGAATGAGGAGTCGGCTTGTGCAATGCGCGGTTCCTGATACAATCCAATATCCAACGCAATCAGCTTAAAATTCATGACAATTGCCACATATTCGATGGGAGCATCCTGCGGCTTTACGTTCTCCTCATAGCCAATGGCCTTGAACATCTTGGCCTTCTCCTCTGGCGTCATCGCAGCCTCAAATTTACTAACTGTAAGCGTAGTAAATAATCAGAATTATTCACATACATTTTTCCTGCATTAGTTAAGCATTTACCAATATTTTCATTCCCTTCGTTTTGCTCTTTCTTAGCACCTCCTCCCCACCAGCCACCGAACCAGCCCGTGTTCTCTGGCGGCGCCGCTTCGCGTTGCTTAGCGATCTCAATGTTGACGCGCTGTCGTATCAGCAGAAGATTAAACACATCTAGCTCCTGTTCCAGCAAATTGCAGGCCTCCAACAGCATCGCAGGTGGTTTCTTGCTGAGCTCACGTTCTTTGTATTTCTGCAAATCAAATGGGCATTagaacattttattaatgtgGCAGCATTGGCAATATTACAAACCTCTCCATATGTATTGCAGCGTTCGCGATGCTCCTGCATATACTTCCAGCTCCAGGTGCGTCTTACTCGACGCACATCATGCTCCAGCACAGCCGTTATCGCAAATTGCCACCACTCTCGGTAGTGACCCTTGTAGGCTACAGAAGAGAAAGACTGTGTTAGTGGAAACTGATTCATCGTCGCGTTGATAAGCTGACACACTTACGTATGTCGTAGGGGCGATACTTTCGATAAGGCACGCCGAGCTGCATCCGATTCATTGAATCGCCCAGTTGCATGATGTTGTGAAACTGTGTGTCCGTCAGTCCAACGTTCAGCGTTTCCATTTCCATGCTCAAGTCAATCTTTGGATTCACATAAGCTGGCACATCCAGCTCTGGATTCATGTTCAACTTCAGCTTGGCATTGCAGGAAAGTGGACCCAAAACTACAATGAATTTGtgctataaattaaatgcttcATTCAGCTTAAACTTGGGGAATTACCATAACAAAAGTTTGCCGGCTTAAAATCTTTTTTGGCAATATCTTTTTCGAATGTGTTGGACAACGTCGTCTTCTCCTGTTTACCATAGAGATTGCCATGACAGTTCATGTATACCGACAGGCAAGAGAGATTCGCAATTTTAAACACCTGCGGCGCACGCTCTGTCATATAGCATTTGTCCCAGTTTCTGTCCGTTGTATACAGCTCCAGTTCATGCAGCGTAATACCAAACGAGAAGGGATTCCCTGTGGTTGTGGTATCTTCGTAGCGCACGTGCACATTGTTGATCGTCACCTGCAAGTTATTGACAATCTGTACAGTCAACTTCTCAGCGAAGCCCGCATCAGCCTTGGCCTCGACTGTAAATCAAAGAGAGTGAGTTTAGAaacatattcaattttaattataatctGCATTTGTTCTTACCCTTCTCCAGCTCTTTTTTGCGTGCTGCTTCCAAGGCGTCGAGTGCCGCCTTTTTGGCTGCCAACTCGTACTTGGCCTCTTTTTCGGCATTGTATCGCACATTATTGTTTGGCGAGACGAGCGCATAGAGATTCTCAATATCAACAATAACTGGCTGGCTGTACAGATTTTTCCAGGGTATTTTCAGCACCAATTTACCtaacacaaataaacaatttcaatgagtattatttctatacattttaCTATACATTTAACTCACCTAAATAGCCGTAGATTAATTGAACAGGCAAGTCCAAGTCATCGAGCGCATTCTCACGTATCTTGAGGTTCGTTAAAACCACATCACctgaaaaaaatcaaaaataaaacttttagtaattaaataattataaattgattCATTGCTGCAAATGCGTAGAAttgtgcaaataaacaaaacattagCGGTAAAAATACCCCAAAAACATTATCTCTATCTAGCTCgtgatgtgtgtgttgcttctATGACTATATACTTTCGCTTCCTTATATCGAGTTCAATTAAGCGTGTCTGGCATTCAAAATACTTGGACAAGCGGCACTTCAGCTATGTCTGGAATGCCAAAAGTACATACGCACCTCAAGCTCAGCGAATACTTATttgattacgtatacgcaatgtatgCATACCAATGTGGgtcaatttatttaactagCCAACCCCTAATATATCTTTTCGTAACTTGAGAAGTCATATTGAAGTAACAACTGCTGCATGATAATCAATTCATTGGCATTATCAACATTTCTATTGATAAGCAATATAAATTGAACAATGAACTACTTTAGTTGTTAAGGAGGGGATATATAGGTAATCTCTTCTAATAAAGTTACCAATCTCAAATCAATTTTCTGTAATCAATATAGGTAATCTCGTGTAATAAAGTTACCAatctaaaatcaattttctgTAATAAATCATCGGGTAATATGTAATAGTTGATACGATCATTTCAAACAGTGTTAACAAtctaaaaacaatattttctaatacataaataagtaataGGTAATAGCTGATAAGATCTCTTCTAGTAATGTTTTAAAGGTGAAAGAGCTTCCCTTTAATACAAATGgtaaaatgcaattgcagaaACAATTCTCTTCGGCACatgaataaagaaattttcaatttgaatttgcaaaacaataaacaaaacactttTGTTGTATGCGGGTTTTGCAATGTGGGCTCTATCAAaagatattgaaataaaaaatttcgCAACTTAATGATTCCacacgataaaaaaaaagtcttacgttgtaaattaaatatcgATCGCTGACTTACGTAAAAacaatactataaataaataataaagagtTGGTACTAGGGGAACCTTCTCACTTGTGTTTCGAATTCAGTCCACTAAAAGCTGTTATCGCAAAACTGGCAGCTGTAGCTTATCAATCGATGGAGTAATTTAATATTGGGTTAATAGTCTGAGTAATTATGTATACGCAAAGTTGTTTCATTCAACAGCCAAAAATATTCAAGAACTCGCAACGAGTTATAAATAGTGTTGCTTTcaaacaatgaaatttattcaTGAGATGCAAATTATGTCATCAGGTTCAAGTTCAAATTAGGCTCGACGGCAGACTTGATGTCATTGACAGTGGAAGCAAACCAGTTTAAGcacattttgtttctttatatACATTCTTTTTGGTTAatcaacattttgaatgtgcGTTAGTTGCTTGACAAAGGTGTTAGGTTATGTCAACTGGAGCTGAGCACGTTACACGTC encodes the following:
- the LOC133843060 gene encoding intermembrane lipid transfer protein Vps13 isoform X2, with protein sequence MVFEAVVADVLNKVLGDYIENLDHKQLKIGIWGGDVVLTNLKIRENALDDLDLPVQLIYGYLGKLVLKIPWKNLYSQPVIVDIENLYALVSPNNNVRYNAEKEAKYELAAKKAALDALEAARKKELEKVEAKADAGFAEKLTVQIVNNLQVTINNVHVRYEDTTTTGNPFSFGITLHELELYTTDRNWDKCYMTERAPQVFKIANLSCLSVYMNCHGNLYGKQEKTTLSNTFEKDIAKKDFKPANFCYVLGPLSCNAKLKLNMNPELDVPAYVNPKIDLSMEMETLNVGLTDTQFHNIMQLGDSMNRMQLGVPYRKYRPYDIPYKGHYREWWQFAITAVLEHDVRRVRRTWSWKYMQEHRERCNTYGEKYKERELSKKPPAMLLEACNLLEQELDVFNLLLIRQRVNIEIAKQREAAPPENTGWFGGWWGGGAKKEQNEGNENIVSKFEAAMTPEEKAKMFKAIGYEENVKPQDAPIEYVAIVMNFKLIALDIGLYQEPRIAQADSSFDYHQMPSIMLLQFSMATASVTQRPSAEAISVTAGMKELKLMGLTRENYTPMMVKSMVTDEFNLLDIFFETNPIDQKCNQRVKVVARPLQIIYDAETILSLLEVFKPPQNVNLSQLEQSAASQLVGIKERSATGMQYIIDQKSVLDADILLMPNVIVVPHGGRYVEHEKSLIVVSLGQVHVTTAPHHRTANSVQALHSQGSEKAEIMQNVMDNAYDRFIVKLNDIQLLVARPTENWQHVLSLAVSTDLHVLQPTSLEITAALCVVDDDPRLPKIKVDIVVPSVLLNITEDRVFEAIGVATSIPLPKNEDTVVQPILTRSRSSISNFINRELKKRSTTSVPKPVESVDEIIQYTNVEVNFSLREVSLTLYQSYQPSELINLSDPTTPFVTPDEERSANLSINSLAGVDSDMLLRRTSQSSRHILSVQVLQLDASLAQRTYETVATLKLGGINIKQFDCIGDKEQVLDIIDTPRFAEDMMCLLTVSYTMADKISPEFSTKYNSTEQLVVANFEVLNIVLHQECLQRLLALVDSFQKRLEKIMVSTGPKDRYASAGDGDGIRHKLHVIMEDTETILTTAQHAVRRTPERRAARVESIKMRIVANLNEVSLKLTSRNRPLAWMHVKQFVSNVTLKNSYTEVNLGLKDILVEDLNPHTIHTNILSIVGQDAFNCQVVLFNKEYTKDYNSDDMKITVDIGCMKIIFLNWFVAGVLNFLNNFQVAQQALSDASAAAAESARQNAMDAYEKATRMKLNVRIKAPIIIIPEDSKSNNALSLDLGLLELTNNTSEVRVPDMEERGVIDEIKLQLNDVKVTKVIILDSDTPIEEDYDDVDAAFGLRSSQVMMNPMSFTLSVTRNLSSTWYKDVPELNLSGHLKSVELTLFMDDYALVMSILNHNLSEGNAEFPPEEVKAPEKPLPEARRTRTTEDRVQSLITPVVEKVYEKLKFNFQFDGVTINLMEAEDRGLACFGIYFLSVKGTQLNNNTLSTSIVLCNIQLDDTRPGSKGKIRQYLSCKNWNISDKNEIIEACKKDPTYMVDVTAIIKENDTFAEVRVRGFDLIVCIDFLLELTKFLALPTDTTKEAPAVVNQAQLETVARDSARTTKLSIEAQQGPKKTMHLILHVDQPDVILVENLDDLNTNAIIFNAQAHLNYRSINDKQIINGQIDALKIFMCAFLPERRELTRHYILHPCVISLQGSTPEEEGMHISLKLSDIIINVSPATIELLNKAMMSITVGTAEKAAIEQQSNDFSQLWYPKPFSSRSYWFTKVESATEAQELDNVVAADVRGKTEKCVIEMPSITVVIESGMGYYTKPLISLDTRMTAVFNNWSRNLTAHGSLTLNMNYYNQILAEWEPIIELNEVVGRNGVSEYIPWELQFDLTIEKVTNEFDETDDNQTTNIRIHSKETLEVTLSKTCLGLLSELGDAFSQAIHEKGLSKPDVVAPYIVENDTGVDITLDLSQGIFTLHEVHRGGHSINNSLVLQSDKEDHLVKPEDIQVCKVSAGGRVYLQTKDLSTIPEDMHEDYNLYVTISDLPLEVVLPVSKADTRYFPLTGFGKDHWAIVSEVTLEYGTTKVNIHGVVSIHNHFTTTISVFRRKSDLEYILVGQAKPGQVLNVPLHAIYSESKELYFSLSGYRTSVQGIVWNNKPSELDYDQQLQCDPIDTYEALYINVKREKRDIYFGTSDKYRIMSVTYTLHLRPPLYLRNSLPIDIKVSVLGCSVRKSPANDENERGTQLSRYTDLDNYQGEDFLDYGEKEVNPGHVLHLPTVRMFQKGKESKSVLVVRLIGYLEKDWSYTTEISENNPEVAVWTFASYDSDVKMEMDLNVRTTNRHGSVMLTIYSPFWMINKTGMMLTYKTEIASVEVLYHPPEYSGPILFTAREKLFDKKRASIRIDNGDWSEKIPLDVAGSIGGVTCNANEQSYQIGVHNHLTQNSLTKQITFIPFYIMRNKCRFTIDLQELLRPGDPWTVLQPNQVEPLWPKTDSSHKLIVRVEDKTTPAFDYTEVTCTLLKLDDSKHGGIHVDVQTTEGGVYITFTEYQPSLAPGLIINHTSQDIVYYEKNVKQEHVLKSKHNTMYAWADPTGPKALVFGKDKHETDLRRDHIENIALPDGRKAFMVSFLDGMQRVLLFTELEEIAKRTETSGTLQTITQNIDLHIHGIGISVVNNESGLDILYLGVTSSGIVWESRKPNKKRFKEMTIQDTELMEAEYQRYLVHKSVNDVKTYKLDNKYLINFDTMTLTKQCDRRLKRSFYPAIWMSMKSSPFQKQLHLKINRIQMDNQFIDPVFPVVLAPIAPPKSVASSTTMKPFIECSMIERVIPNSQIKQFKYASILIQEFHFKVDILFLTAIAEMFAADVTDEQAAKLFRSDVESIELPLTAHFEQHSQQEQKNFYDNLHLGPLKIHVSFSMAGSDTTALPGFLGPLVQGVGVTLTDINDVVFRLAFFEREYQFFSQSQLVSEVSSHYTGQALKQLYVLALGLDVLGNPYGLVVGIKKGVEDLFYEPFHGAIQGPGEFAEGLMLGVKSLFGHTVGGAAGAVSKITGAMGKGLAALTFDDDYQRKRRQGMHNKPKNFHEGLARSGKGLVMGFVDGVTGVVTKPVSGAREQGVEGFFKGLGKGAIGLVARPTAGVVDFASGSFEAVKRATESTDEVKRLRPPRFQHYDNVLRPYCHGEALGNIMLKYPDKS